The Verrucomicrobium spinosum DSM 4136 = JCM 18804 genome includes a region encoding these proteins:
- a CDS encoding PQQ-binding-like beta-propeller repeat protein, which yields MRYGERLMMGRGGLRRKAAGLRLAAVTVSAVGLVFGLSLTWAPAAAEETADFDKTSVTLRTALHYDPSVEVPLQKLVELYRSAGRTEELLSLYNTHLAQYPDDAGASLVLARIYTLLQDRKAGDFLKAAVARHPDSALLAWQLGRMLQEERNPKAVEAMASAVRLEKSAARKAQWFGELMKVAATQGREDLVLEETRRLIEEGALTPEQRLRWARQAAGQKLTKTAVRMMEGVDAARLGTDNQVDATMLQAELLAADGKPKEAGSLLDALLEKLAPDYWRRREILMLRLDVTGSDGRDLMVEAARSRWQAKDGRTAMNALTLADVLDAAHRGHEALQVLREAMEALPGTPQVEQRLLDLWEKEGTDAAALQWLEKLMAAHPDRQDLLLRQVRWLFANNLGPRAHEAFKTLLSRLEMADQVGRSVELSRWLRRRNQLQDAGLLLETALGKSPDRWDLRRELGELYFTQRRTDEVAALFEGDWTKTLTPDARLEIAQFLMSKQLWVNAKKLVEPWLVAQPTAFEGHLLLAKIEEKLGDDARVAAAFEAARALCDTDARYQAWIDAVMQHAEAREMVELAVQKEAGLLAPGGKLPEDEMSFNRWLALVGQASAHKAEKAAEEMLKLALARQGLAADRSLMLEKLRLDLMASDSTRAMETEAGLRKLLETDTAHREDHRLRLALLYHQAGRQDLAMQFLEALDASKVTEVSGLRSMVPICLERGSLALALTCAERLTRLEPAEMSHWSQWTNLLAQTGQEERLRFALREILGRAHDWKLTDAVRESLQEHLVASQWRSVMSSLSATDPSTWALARREASALEKADLTSDQRRWMDWLVAYLSSRMGDKKAAEDAFSAFGKLSDNQWITFPDGMELSVAGARESLREGPSEAAATRSPSGPAPCLPPFSLGWGFAVDQGMLITRVLTDDAAGLAYVVDDRSNVHALDIRTGKLRWRISPDGGSKVVPAVSSSGGRALTTTIASRVIVRGSGQPDVRVPLEMSVRGNRLCLLENEKVTCVDARSGELLWRNQLSEVDGSAAGPPAMSRLHQDEGHVFVWQPGVSTVSSMNPVTGKLLWQTLVPSPPIPAPNPYNSWGGYDAYIKLKSGLSVEHGRVFVFAQSAALLRADSGQVLWRLATGDVPGFPIDLQSQGDTATPLAPPPPRQLVAFSPSRIQISGGFISGLHMMGMRGGMGVASGGWGYATGLRALLQGQGYYSPYALLHEGRVWMVNGNGTGMVSAMGLPLGQLSHSGMVIGVGEGQLVCFNGSGFGSTSPQRNGVQTSLGLVESSTPEGQPARADVLPSGSLHGSRLYASLGTRLRMSDLRSGSVLFDVPLPPEADAWARTFADETAPAQQSSTMVITSSRRVVSGGLQNRRTYLPSGVLYQNERGGGTLCGSTTAVAAGVWILPVSERALVCLRGAPMGSPAVSANSPAPAAAPSSPSSPVSVPHP from the coding sequence ATGCGGTACGGGGAACGGCTGATGATGGGGCGCGGCGGCCTTCGCAGGAAGGCGGCCGGGCTGCGTCTGGCCGCGGTGACCGTCTCTGCGGTGGGCCTGGTTTTTGGACTAAGCCTGACCTGGGCCCCGGCAGCGGCGGAGGAGACGGCGGATTTTGACAAGACGTCTGTCACCTTGCGCACCGCCCTGCATTACGACCCCTCCGTGGAGGTCCCGCTCCAGAAGCTGGTGGAGCTCTATCGCAGTGCCGGACGCACGGAGGAACTCCTCAGCCTCTACAATACCCATCTTGCCCAGTACCCTGATGATGCCGGAGCGAGTCTGGTGCTGGCGCGCATTTACACCCTGCTCCAGGACCGCAAGGCGGGTGATTTCCTGAAAGCAGCAGTCGCACGCCATCCCGACAGCGCGTTGCTGGCCTGGCAGTTGGGACGCATGCTCCAGGAGGAGCGCAATCCCAAGGCCGTGGAGGCCATGGCTTCTGCCGTGCGGCTCGAGAAGTCCGCCGCGCGGAAGGCGCAATGGTTTGGTGAACTGATGAAAGTGGCCGCCACCCAGGGGCGCGAAGATCTGGTGCTGGAAGAAACGCGCCGCCTCATCGAGGAGGGGGCTCTGACTCCGGAGCAGCGTCTGCGCTGGGCCCGGCAGGCCGCGGGCCAGAAGCTGACCAAGACGGCCGTTCGCATGATGGAAGGCGTGGATGCCGCCCGCCTGGGTACGGACAACCAAGTGGACGCCACCATGCTACAGGCAGAACTGCTGGCTGCCGATGGCAAGCCGAAGGAGGCAGGCTCCCTGCTTGATGCGCTGTTGGAGAAGCTCGCGCCGGACTATTGGCGGCGGCGGGAGATTCTCATGCTGCGCCTGGACGTTACGGGCTCCGATGGGCGCGACCTGATGGTGGAGGCGGCCAGAAGCCGCTGGCAGGCCAAAGACGGGCGCACCGCCATGAACGCGCTGACACTCGCGGATGTGCTGGATGCTGCCCATCGCGGCCATGAGGCCTTGCAAGTGCTCAGGGAGGCCATGGAAGCTCTGCCCGGTACTCCGCAGGTGGAGCAGCGTCTCCTGGACCTGTGGGAAAAAGAGGGGACGGATGCCGCTGCGCTACAGTGGCTGGAGAAGCTGATGGCCGCGCATCCCGATCGTCAGGATCTGTTGCTGCGTCAAGTACGCTGGCTCTTCGCCAACAACCTTGGCCCCAGAGCGCATGAGGCTTTTAAGACGCTGCTGTCCAGACTGGAAATGGCCGATCAGGTGGGACGCAGTGTGGAGCTTTCCCGCTGGTTGCGCCGGCGCAATCAGCTACAGGATGCTGGCCTGCTCCTGGAGACGGCACTAGGCAAATCCCCGGACCGGTGGGATCTGCGCCGGGAGTTGGGCGAGCTCTACTTCACCCAACGTCGCACAGATGAAGTGGCGGCCCTGTTTGAAGGGGACTGGACCAAGACTCTCACCCCAGACGCCCGACTGGAGATTGCGCAATTCCTCATGAGCAAGCAGCTCTGGGTGAACGCTAAAAAGCTGGTGGAGCCCTGGCTGGTGGCCCAGCCAACGGCTTTTGAGGGGCACCTGCTCCTGGCCAAGATCGAGGAAAAACTCGGGGATGACGCCCGCGTGGCGGCAGCCTTCGAAGCTGCCCGGGCTCTTTGTGATACGGACGCCCGCTATCAAGCTTGGATCGACGCGGTCATGCAGCACGCCGAGGCGCGGGAGATGGTGGAACTGGCGGTGCAGAAGGAGGCGGGCCTGCTCGCACCTGGTGGCAAACTTCCCGAGGATGAAATGAGCTTCAACCGCTGGCTTGCGCTCGTCGGCCAGGCCTCCGCCCACAAGGCGGAAAAAGCAGCCGAAGAGATGCTGAAGCTGGCACTGGCCCGGCAGGGGCTGGCGGCGGACCGCTCCCTGATGCTGGAGAAGCTCCGGCTCGACCTTATGGCGTCAGACAGTACCCGCGCCATGGAGACAGAGGCAGGTCTCCGCAAGCTGCTGGAGACGGATACTGCCCATCGTGAAGATCACCGCCTGCGTCTGGCATTATTGTACCATCAAGCGGGGCGGCAGGATTTGGCCATGCAGTTCCTTGAGGCTCTGGATGCGTCCAAGGTCACCGAGGTCTCGGGATTGCGCAGCATGGTGCCCATCTGCCTGGAGAGGGGGTCCCTGGCCCTGGCGCTCACTTGCGCGGAGCGGCTCACGCGTCTGGAGCCGGCAGAAATGTCGCACTGGTCGCAGTGGACCAACCTCCTGGCCCAGACCGGACAGGAGGAGCGGTTGCGGTTCGCCCTGCGCGAGATCCTGGGCCGGGCGCATGACTGGAAGCTGACGGATGCGGTGCGGGAATCCCTGCAGGAGCATCTCGTGGCCAGTCAGTGGCGCAGCGTGATGTCCAGCCTGAGCGCGACGGATCCCAGCACCTGGGCTCTGGCGCGCCGCGAGGCGTCCGCGCTGGAGAAAGCGGATCTCACCAGTGATCAGCGCCGCTGGATGGACTGGCTGGTGGCATACCTCAGCTCACGAATGGGGGATAAGAAAGCCGCTGAAGATGCCTTCTCCGCCTTTGGCAAGCTCAGCGACAATCAGTGGATCACCTTTCCGGATGGGATGGAGCTCAGTGTGGCGGGTGCGAGGGAATCACTTCGTGAAGGCCCCTCTGAAGCCGCTGCCACACGATCGCCATCGGGCCCAGCACCTTGTCTGCCGCCTTTCTCCCTGGGCTGGGGGTTCGCCGTGGATCAGGGGATGCTGATTACCCGGGTGCTGACGGACGATGCCGCTGGCCTGGCCTATGTGGTGGATGATCGCAGCAACGTGCATGCCCTGGACATCCGCACCGGCAAGTTACGCTGGCGTATCAGCCCGGACGGTGGCAGCAAGGTCGTCCCTGCTGTCTCATCGTCCGGCGGACGGGCCCTGACCACGACGATCGCGTCAAGGGTGATCGTGAGAGGCTCCGGTCAGCCAGACGTCCGCGTCCCGCTGGAGATGTCGGTTCGTGGAAACCGCCTCTGTCTGCTGGAGAATGAGAAGGTCACCTGTGTGGATGCCCGCTCCGGGGAGCTGCTCTGGCGCAACCAGCTCTCCGAAGTGGACGGCTCCGCGGCGGGGCCGCCTGCCATGAGCCGGCTGCACCAGGATGAGGGGCATGTTTTTGTCTGGCAGCCGGGAGTTTCCACGGTTTCCTCCATGAACCCTGTCACTGGCAAGCTCCTGTGGCAGACGCTGGTGCCGTCTCCACCGATACCGGCTCCCAATCCCTACAACAGCTGGGGCGGCTATGATGCCTACATCAAGCTCAAGTCCGGTCTGAGTGTGGAGCATGGCCGGGTCTTCGTCTTTGCCCAGTCTGCGGCGCTGCTCCGTGCGGACAGCGGGCAGGTGTTGTGGCGTCTGGCCACCGGAGATGTGCCGGGATTTCCCATCGATCTCCAGTCCCAAGGCGATACTGCCACACCCCTGGCACCCCCTCCGCCCCGTCAGTTGGTGGCCTTCTCGCCGTCGCGCATCCAGATTTCTGGCGGCTTCATCTCCGGGTTGCATATGATGGGTATGCGGGGGGGCATGGGCGTAGCCAGCGGAGGCTGGGGCTACGCGACGGGGTTGAGAGCACTGTTGCAAGGGCAAGGTTATTATTCGCCCTATGCCCTGCTGCACGAGGGCAGGGTGTGGATGGTCAATGGCAACGGCACCGGCATGGTAAGCGCCATGGGGCTGCCGCTGGGTCAGCTCTCGCACAGCGGGATGGTCATTGGGGTGGGGGAGGGGCAGCTGGTCTGTTTTAACGGTTCCGGTTTTGGCAGCACCTCGCCACAACGCAATGGCGTGCAAACTTCCCTTGGCTTGGTTGAGAGCAGCACTCCGGAAGGCCAGCCAGCACGCGCGGATGTCCTGCCGTCCGGCAGTCTGCATGGCTCACGGTTGTACGCCAGCCTGGGCACGCGGCTGCGCATGTCCGACCTGCGCAGTGGCAGTGTCTTGTTTGACGTGCCACTGCCCCCAGAGGCGGATGCCTGGGCCAGGACCTTTGCTGACGAGACGGCCCCCGCGCAGCAGTCCAGTACGATGGTTATTACCTCTTCACGCCGGGTGGTGTCTGGCGGACTCCAGAACCGGCGCACCTATCTGCCTTCAGGCGTGCTTTATCAGAACGAGCGGGGCGGTGGGACTCTCTGTGGTTCCACCACCGCCGTGGCTGCGGGCGTGTGGATCCTGCCCGTCAGTGAGCGGGCCCTGGTCTGCCTGCGCGGTGCTCCGATGGGGTCACCTGCTGTTTCCGCGAACTCGCCCGCTCCCGCTGCCGCCCCTTCCTCTCCTTCTTCTCCCGTCTCCGTTCCCCATCCATGA
- a CDS encoding AAA family ATPase produces the protein MSDDLSSASSQNQSSKKRPPKKGGKPDGLTTGAGESGIVSDDVPIERAEAPANVIDIRTLPQRPLEEELEGFRTIFNKLKTEIQKAIVGYDDLLTDTLLAIFSGGHVLLEGVPGLGKTFLVRVLSQVVGLEPGRVQCTPDLMPADILGTHIVNEDSHGRRVLHFEKGPVFKNLLLVDEINRATPKTQAALLEVMQERAVTTGGERHVLPEPFFVLATQNPMEMEGTYPLPEAQLDRFMFKIKVPFPTLESLVEISRRTTGFEEPKLESVLSGTELMRLQYVMTQLPVADPVAAYASKLVLGTHPDQPGVLPVVGRYVSYGASPRGLQALIRGARVWCAVRGGTAVSTEDVQRVALVALRHRVILNFEGEAQQIKVDSLVEDLIKQVATPAMEAA, from the coding sequence ATGAGTGACGACCTTTCATCCGCCAGCAGCCAGAACCAGAGTTCCAAGAAACGCCCTCCAAAGAAAGGCGGCAAGCCCGATGGACTGACTACCGGTGCTGGCGAGTCCGGCATCGTGTCGGACGATGTGCCGATCGAGAGAGCTGAGGCACCTGCCAATGTCATCGACATCCGCACGCTGCCGCAGCGTCCCCTTGAGGAGGAGTTGGAAGGTTTCCGGACCATTTTTAACAAGCTGAAGACGGAGATCCAGAAGGCCATCGTGGGCTATGACGATCTGCTGACGGATACGCTCCTGGCCATCTTTTCCGGCGGTCACGTGTTGCTGGAGGGGGTTCCCGGTTTGGGCAAGACCTTCCTGGTCCGTGTGCTCTCCCAGGTGGTCGGTCTGGAGCCGGGACGGGTGCAGTGTACGCCGGACCTCATGCCGGCAGACATCCTTGGCACGCACATTGTGAATGAAGACTCTCACGGTCGTCGGGTGCTGCACTTTGAAAAAGGGCCGGTCTTCAAGAACCTGCTGTTGGTGGATGAGATCAACCGCGCCACGCCCAAGACGCAGGCGGCCCTGCTGGAAGTGATGCAGGAGCGTGCGGTGACCACCGGCGGGGAGCGCCATGTGCTGCCGGAGCCATTCTTCGTGCTGGCCACGCAGAACCCGATGGAGATGGAGGGGACCTACCCGCTGCCCGAGGCGCAGCTGGACCGCTTCATGTTCAAGATCAAGGTGCCCTTCCCCACACTGGAGTCGCTGGTGGAGATCAGCCGCCGCACCACCGGGTTCGAGGAACCCAAGCTGGAATCCGTGCTCAGCGGGACCGAGCTCATGCGCCTGCAGTATGTGATGACCCAGCTACCTGTGGCGGATCCGGTGGCGGCCTATGCCTCCAAGCTGGTGCTGGGCACACATCCAGATCAGCCTGGGGTGCTGCCCGTGGTGGGGCGCTATGTCTCCTACGGGGCGAGCCCCCGTGGTTTGCAGGCCCTCATTCGTGGAGCGCGCGTGTGGTGTGCGGTGCGGGGTGGCACGGCGGTGAGTACGGAGGATGTCCAGCGCGTGGCCCTGGTGGCCCTGCGCCACCGGGTGATCCTGAACTTCGAAGGCGAGGCCCAGCAGATCAAGGTGGACTCCCTGGTGGAGGATCTGATCAAGCAGGTCGCGACACCGGCCATGGAGGCGGCGTAA